One genomic region from Rattus norvegicus strain BN/NHsdMcwi chromosome 10, GRCr8, whole genome shotgun sequence encodes:
- the Irgm2 gene encoding interferon inducible GTPase 2: MEEAVGLPEDKQFACLSDAVFISKDNSILSVEVIKSIQAAVAGGNGVEVVSIVKEIVQKVSRTTMKIAVTGDSGNGMSSFVNALRLIGHEEEDSAPTGVVRTTQKPACYSSSHFPYVELWDLPGIGTTAQSMESYLDEMQFSAYDLIIIIASEQFSSNHVKLAEAMQRMRKKFYVVWTKLDRDISTSTFPEPQLLQSIQKNIRENLQKGKVKEPPIFLVSIMKPLLHDFERLRETLRKDLSDIKYHGLLETLYQICENTINERVESIKKIIDENNLQREFGILTPDNLTETRKVFQEIFGVDDQSLSQVSRSMEKPDTHYKASIESQEIQGYQQDGWPLVWLHRPVIQFFSTGLDRVPCCFYSPHHRYTQQKGVLDETAGKTKNFLWKILKDSISHLQKT; encoded by the coding sequence ATGGAAGAAGCAGTCGGGTTGCCCGAGGATAAACAGTTTGCATGCTTATCCGACGCTGTATTCATTTCCAAAGACAACAGTATTTTATCTGTAGAAGTCATCAAGAGTATTCAGGCTGCTGTGGCGGGAGGGAACGGGGTGGAAGTGGTCTCTATAGTTAAAGAGATTGTGCAGAAAGTATCCAGAACCACAATGAAAATCGCTGTGACTGGGGACTCTGGCAATGGCATGTCATCTTTCGTCAACGCCCTTAGGCTCATTGGACATGAGGAGGAGGATTCAGCTCCCACTGGGGTGGTGAGGACCACCCAGAAACCAGCCTGTTACTCCTCTTCCCACTTTCCCTATGTGGAGCTGTGGGACCTGCCTGGCATAGGGACCACAGCCCAGAGCATGGAGAGCTACCTGGATGAGATGCAGTTCAGCGCATATGACCTTATCATCATCATTGCTTCTGAGCAGTTCAGCTCGAATCATGTGAAGCTGGCCGAAGCCATGCAGAGGATGAGAAAGAAGTTCTATGTCGTCTGGACCAAGCTGGACAGGGACATCAGCACAAGTACCTTCCCTGAACCCCAGCTCCTGCAGAGTATCCAAAAGAATATTAGGGAGAATCTCCAGAAGGGGAAAGTGAAGGAGCCCCCCATATTCCTGGTATCTATCATGAAGCCTTTATTACATGACTTCGAAAGGCTTAGGGAGACCCTACGGAAAGACCTCTCTGACATCAAGTACCATGGTCTCTTAGAAACCCTTTACCAAATTTGTGAGAATACTATTAATGAGAGAGTAGAGTCCATTAAAAAGATCATAGATGAAAATAACCTACAAAGAGAGTTTGGAATCTTGACTCCAGACAACCTGACAGAGACTCGGAAAGTCTTCCAAGAAATCTTTGGTGTGGATGACCAATCTCTCAGCCAGGTGTCTCGGAGTATGGAAAAGCCAGATACACATTACAAGGCTAGCATAGAGTCCCAGGAGATACAGGGGTACCAACAAGATGGCTGGCCATTGGTTTGGTTGCATCGCCCTGTAATCCAGTTTTTCTCTACAGGCCTTGACCGCGTGCCATGCTGTTTTTACTCTCCTCACCATAGATACACGCAACAGAAAGGTGTACTTGATGAAACTGCTGGCAAAACCAAGAATTTTCTGTGGAAAATCCTGAAAGACTCCATTTCTCATCTTCAAAAGACCTAG